The following DNA comes from Micromonospora chokoriensis.
CAACCCGACCTGCACCCGGGTGGCGAGCTTGAGCGGTGCGCCCAGCTCCACGGCGATGGTGCGGGCCAGGTCGTCGGCGCGCGAGGCGAGCGCGGCGTGCAGCCGGTCCAGGTGTGCGGAACGCTCGGCGGGGGCGGTCGCCGACCACCTGGGGAACGCGGCGCGGGCTGCGGCCACGGCCGCGTCCACGTCGGCCGGGGAGCCGGCCGGCACCTGACCGATCAGCTCACCGGTGCTCGGGTTCTCCACGTCGATCAGCTCGACGTCGGCGGGGGACGTCCAGTCGCCGCCGAGGTGCAGGTGGCGCCGGAGGCGCAGGGCGTCGGGCAGCGGCGACGGCGGGGCGGCGAGGTCCATGTCGTCCCTTCGGGGGTGGGCGACCGGCGATGGCGACGGGGTCGCGGCGGGCGATGAAACTAGCGCTGGGAGTTTGGACGCTACCCGTTGGGCCCGGTGGACTCCACCGCGCCGGCGGTACGGACGGGGTCCACGGTCCGGGCGTACTCGGCGGCCAGCCCGTGCAGCAGGGCGTCCAGGCCGAGGGCGAAGGCGCCCTCGTCCACGCTCTGCTGGTGTTCGGCGAGCCGGTGCGCGTCGCGCAGGTGCGGGTAGTGCGCGGCGTACAGCTCCGGGTCCTCGACGAAACCGCGGGCGAACGAGCCGAGGGCCGACCCGGCCACGAAGTACCGCAGCGCGGCGCCGATGTGGGTGGCCCGGGCGGGGGGCCAGCCGGCGCGGACGAGGCCGCCGTAGACCGCGTCGGCCATGGCCAGCGCGGCCGGTCGCCGACCGGGCCCCTGCGCGAGGTACGGCACGATGTTCGGGTGCGCGGTGAGCGCCCGCCGGTACGACCAGGCCCAGTCGCGCAGCGCGGCGACCCAGTCCCGGCCGGTGAAGCCTCCGGTGTCGACGGTGCCGGTCACCGTGTCGGCGACCGCGTCGAGGATCTCGTCCTTCGTGGCGAAGTGGTTGTAGAGCGAGGGCCCGCGAACGCCCAGCTCGGCGGCGAGCCGGCGGGTGGAGAACGCGGGCAGGCCCTCGGCGTCGATGAGCGCGGTGGCGGTCTCGACGATCAGCTGCCGGGTGAGCCGGGGCTGGCGGGGTCGGGGCACTGCGCTCCTCGAGGTCTCGGCCGTCAGGTCTGGACGCGGCAAAACTTGCAGCGCTAGTTTAATGGGTGACCGGCTGCGCCGACGCCAGGAGGACCACCGTGGACTTTTCGCTCACCGACGAGGAGCGGGCGGTACGGGACACCGTCCGATCGTTCATCCGCCGCGAGGTGATGCCGCTGGAGGCGGAGGTGCTCCGCCGGGAGCGGGCACACCAGCCGGGCCTCGACCACTCCGAGGTGCGTGAGCTGCAACTCAAGGCGCGCAAGTTCGGCTTCTGGGGCCTGGCCACCCCGGAAGAGTACGGCGGGATGAACCTCCCGGCGGTGCTCCAGTCGTTGATCTGGACGGAGCTGGGCCACACGTTCGTACCGTTCCGCTTCGGCGGCGAGGCGGACAACATCCTGTTCCACGCCACCGAGGAGCAGAAGCAGGAGTTCCTCATCCCGACCATCGAGGGCGAGCGGCGGTCCTGTTTCGCGATCACCGAGCCCGGCGCCGGCTCGGACGCCGCCAACATCCGACTGTCCGCACGCCGGGACGGCGACGACTGGATCCTCGACGGCGAGAAGACCTTCATCACCGGTGGGCACGACGCCGACTTCGCCATCGTCGTCGCGGTGACCGACCGGGAGAAGGGCGCCCGCAACGGCGGCGCGACCGCGTTCCTGGTGGACCGGTCGATGGGTTGGCGGTCGGAGTTCATCCAGACCATGGGCGAGGGCGGGCCGGCGTCACTCATCTTCGACGGCGTACGCGTGCCGCACCGCAACATCCTCGGCGAGATCGGGCAGGGCTTCACCCTGGGCATGGAGTGGATCGGCAAGGGCCGCTACACCATCCCGTCGCACGCGATCGGCATCGCCGAGCGGGTGCTGCAGATGGCGATCGACTACGCCAACACCCGGGAGACCTTCGGCACCAAGATCGGCGCCAACCAGGCCATCCAGTGGATGATCGCCGACTCGGAGACCGAGCTGGAGGCGGCCCGCTGGCTGGTGCTGCGCTCGGCCTGGACGGTCGACCAGGGCCTCGACCCACGGCACGCGTCGTCGATGGGCAAGCTCTACGGCGCCGGCATGGTCAACCGAGTGGTCGACCGGGTGCTCCAGATCCACGGCGGCATGGGCTACACGCGTGAGCTGCCCATCGAGCGCTGGTACCGGCAGGTCCGGCTCTACCGGATCTTCGAGGGCACCGACGAGATGCAGCGGCTGATCATCTCCCGGGACCTGCTGCGCGGCTACACGAAGATCGGCGGTCACCTGGCCTAGGGGCCGCCCCGCCCCCGCCCCGCCCACGCCCCGCCCACGCCCCGCCCACGCCCAAGATCCGCGCAACGTCCGGGATGTTGCGCGGATCTTGGCGGGGTTTCGACGCGGCGCAGCCGGAGCAGCCGGCCGCTCGTGAACCACCTGCGCCCTTCGGTCGGCCGTCCCCCGCACCGGTTCAGCCGGTCAACGCGGCCAGGGCCGCGTCCACGTCGGCCTCGGTGGAGTAGATGTGGAACGAGGCCCGGACCCGCCCGGCGCGAACCGCCGCCCGGATGCCGGCCTCCGACAGACGCCGCTCCGCGTCCGGCACGTCCACGGTGACGATGGCGCTCTCCCCCGGCGGCTGGCCGAGCCCGGCCCGGAACCGGTTGGCCAACCCCACGTCGTGCGCCTGGATCGCCGGCACGCCGATCTCGGCCACCAACTCCAGCGCGGGTGCCGCCCCCACCCAACTGAACCAGGCCGGTGAGATGTCGAACCGGCGGGCGTCGTCGGCCAGCCGCAACGGCGGACCGTAGTAGGAGGCGTGCGGGTCGCGGCCCGCGTACCAGCCGGCGGCGTCGGGGCGCAGTCGCTCGCGCAGCGCCGGAGCCAGGTAGGCGAACGCGGTCCCGCGCGGGTTCATCAGCCACTTGTAGCCGCCCACCGTCACCACGTCGGCCCGGCTCCCGTCGAAGGGCAGCCAACCGCACGCCTGGGTCGCGTCCACCACCACCAACGCGTCGTACGCGCGGGCGGCGGCCACGATGTCGTCGTACGCGGCGACCGCGCCGTCGGCCGACTGCACCAGGCTGAACGCGACCAGGTCGGTGTCCGCGTCGATGGAGTCGACGAGCGACTCCAACGGCACCACGCGGACCGAGATGCCACGCTCCTCCTGAACGAGCCAGGGGAACAGGTTGGAGGTGAACTCGACGTCCGGGACCACCACCGTCGTGCCGGCGGGCAACGCCGCAGCGACCGGCGCGAGCATCTGCGAGACGGAGGCGCCGACCGCCACGTCACCCTCCGGCACGCCGATCAGGCCGGCGAACGCGGTACGGGAGCGCTGCACCGAGTCGCCCCAGCCCTCCCACGAGGTGCTGCCGACCCGCCACTGGGTGAGCGCCTCCTGCAACGCCGTCCAGGCCGGCTCGGGCGGCAGCCCGTAGGAGGCGGTGTTCAACCAACCGGGCTCCGGCTTCCACAACTGCTGCGCCTGCTCGAACTCCATGTCCTCGACGGTAGGCCGACCGGCGCACGACGGGCACGGCCAATCGGCGATCGGCGGCCTGCCGCGGTGAGTCGGCAGGTCAGGGCTTCCCGGGCGGCTCGCCCGGAGTCTCCCGTCGGATCCGGGCGAGCGCGAGGGTGTCGGCGAGAGCGGCGAGCCACCTGTCGACCTCGACCAGGTGCCGGACCGCCTGCGGGTCGACCGAGCCGAGCAGTGGCCGGACCCGTTCCAGCTCGTCGGCACAGGTGACCGGGGCGGGGCTCGGCCCCGACGACCGGCCGTGGGTCACCTCCTCGGCCACCTCGTCGTACGCGGAGCGCAGGCGGGCGACGGCGTCGCGCAGCAACGCCGCGGCGGCGGGCCAGCCGGCGAGACAGCCGGGTGGGTTACGCCGCAGCAGTGACCCGACGCCGGGCACCACGTAGTGCCCGGCACTCAGGACGGCGTCCCAGTTGACCTGCTGCCGGTGCGGGTCGTGCCGCTCGGAGTGGTACTGGCAGTACGACGAGTCGAGCAGAACCAGCTGACGACGTACCCGGTCGATGGAACGCTGCGGTGAGGGGGCACCGCCGAGCACCGCCTCGACGGTCTCCTCGACCGCGTCCGCGCTGGCCGCGAGGTAATGGACGGCGTTGTGCCGCAGGTCGTGGCTCGCGCCACGGGGCCAGATGGCCACCCCGGCGAGCACCCCGATCACCGCGCCGAGCAGCACGTCGACGAGCCGCGCCTCGGCGAGCCGCCACCCCTGCGGGTCGAGCTGGGCGAAGACGACGGTCAGCAGCACCGTGAACAGCGCCTGCTGCCAGACCGGACCGAGCAGGCGTCCGACGCCGAAGGCCAGGATCAGGGTGACCGGCAGGACGACGGCGTAGACGATCGGCAGGTCGACGAGGAGCATCACGGCGCCGCTGACGAGCGCGCCGGCGACCGTGCCCAGCACCGACGGCCGCAGCGCGGAGCGGGTGTCCGCGGCCGAGGTGCGCAGGACCGTGAGCGTCGCCAACAGCACCCAGAAGCCGTGCGTGAGCTGTAGCAGTCCGGCGGCCACCCGGGCGACGGCCAGGGCGACGGCCAACCTCAGCGAGCTGTGCAGGTGAGCCGAGCGGGGGGCCAGGTGGGAGCGGAACTGCCACCGGTACAGCGTCCACTCGTTGTGTCGCGCGTAGTCGAACAGCCCCGGCGGGGCATCCACGCCGTCGAGTCGCAACCCGGTGGCCAGTCGGGCGCCGACGGCGAAGACCCGCACCTGGTCGGCGAGGGCCAGCGCCGTCGCGTCCCGGCACGACCGGGGCACGTCCGGCGGCTGACCGACGGCCGCGCCCACCGCGGCTTCGGCCCGCCCGACCACGGCGTCCAGACCACCGAGGTCAACGGGCGCTCCGCCCGGCACGAGGCTACGACCGGCCGCCCGGGTCGTGTCCGCGCCGACGCGCAGCAGTCGCGCCGCCGCCAGGTCCGGGATCGGCTCCGGTGGGATGTCCGCCGCCAACCGGTCCGCCTCGGCCAGGACCTCCCGCAATGCCGCCGCGCAGATCCGCAACGCCCGGTCCTGAGCGCCCGCCGCGGTGGGCGCCCACGCCGGGGGGTTACGGGCCAGATCCAGCGGGCCCACCATGTCGTACGCCCGCCGGCGTCGCGCGTCCCGGCCCGCGTGGTCCGGGTGCGGCTCGGTCAGCGCGCGGGCGGTGGTGTCGAGGAACGCCGCGACGCCGTCGGCCGCGTCGGCGAGCCGCTGCCGGTAGGAGACCGGCACCGGGTCGGGCCAGAGGAGCACCTCGGCCGCGGCGAGCAGCACGATGGCGAGCGTGACGCCGCCGAGACGTTGCGGCAGGGTGTCCGGCTGGTACGGCGGGAAGGACGCCAGGATGTAGAAGAGCTGGAACGCGCTGGCCCACCCCACCAGGCGCGGGTTGCCGACCCCGCCGAACGCCACGACGAAGCCGATGACCAGCATTCCGCCGGCCGCCGCCCACGTGCTCCAGGCCAACAGGGATCCCGCCGCGATCAGCGCCCAGACCGCCGGCAGCGAGATGACCAGGATCCGCGCCCGTTGCGGCGCGGGACCGGGCAGCTGCGCGAACGCCCCGGCGGCGATCGTGCCGAACAGACCGTAGGTGGCGAGCACCGAACTCCCGGCGCCGTAACGGCAGCCGTAGAAGACGACGGACGCCACGAGTGTCAACCGGGCGGCACGTCGCAGGACGGCGTACCCCGGGTCGCGGCGGCGCAGGCGGCCCAGGAGGCTGGTTGCCGGCACGCCTGCTCCCCCGGGCTCGTCGCGACACCTCCCCGGCAACCCATTCTCCCCGGAGCCGGTCGGGAACGGCGGGTTTCGGGGCGAATCAGCGCCGAGCGCCGACGGGTCGGCGTCGAGCGCCCCGGAGCAGGCTGAGCCGGAGCGCGCGGAGCAGGGTGCCGGGGCGGCCCAGGGTCGCCGGGTGGTCGAGCATGGTGGTGACCCGGCCCAGCCGGGCGTTGAGCACCGGATCGGTCAGCGACGTCCGGAACAGCAGGTCCCCGAACCACTTGGTGACCCGGTACCCGGGCGGGTACGGCCCGTCGACGTGCGGGAGCTCGATGTCGGCGGTGGTGGAGATCTGCCAGGCGGCGTCGACGACCACCCGCACCTGGTCGAAGTACGCCCGCGCCGGCTGCTCGTGCGGCGTCGGGCCGGATCGCAGGTACGCCGACAGGCAGGAGGCGTGCAGCGTCGCGGAGGTCATGCCCTGGCCGTACACCGGGTTGAAGGACGCGACGGCGTCGCCGGCCGCGACCAACCCGGCGGGCAGACGGTCGAGCTTGTGGAAGTCGCGGCGTCGGCTGTCCGCCTGGTGGTACGTGACCACCCCGCCCAGCATCTCCCCGTGCTCGGCGATGTCGCCGAACATCTGCGGGTAGTGCTCCCGGCAGCGCGCGGTGAAGTCGGCGACGTCGCGGCTGGGCCGGTCGTCGTCGTAACCGGCCACCAGCATGATCCAACGGTCTCCCTCGACCGAGTTGATCCCGCCGATCCGGGCGGTGCGCCCCTTGCCGGCCATGGTGTGGAAGACCGCGACCCAGGTGTCGCTGACCTTCTCGTCACGCCGGTAGAGCGCCGTCGCGTAGTTCAGCTTGATCGGCATGCGTTGCATCGGCGGGCGGGGCCACCCGTGCTCGGCCAGCCAGTCGCTGAGCCGGCTGGACCGGCCCATCGCGTCGACCACCAGGTCCGCTGGTGCGACGACCGCCTCGCCGCCGCCCTCGGGTACGTACCGCGCGCCGGTGACCCGCCGCTCGTCGAAGACCAGACCCTCCGCCCGGCCGTACACCATGCGGATGGTGTCCACGGCGAGCGTCCGCCGGCGGACCAACGCCTCCAGGAACGGACGCGTGGTGATCAGCGCCGGACCGGTGCCGGTCGCCGCCGGGGGCAGCCCGGGCATGCCGTTGACGAAGACCTTCGCGGTCCCCGGGTCGTTCGGCGGCGGCGGAGCGCCGAGCGCGAGCGCCTCGTCGGCGATGCCGGGAAACCAGCGTTCCAACTGGACCTGGCCGGCGGGCAGCAGCGCGTGCACCTGACTGCCCTGGGGCACACCCGGCCGGGGCCCGGCATCGACATCGGACGGGTCCCGTTCGACGATCAGGACCTCCTCGGCGTGGTCGCTGAGCACGCGCGCCGCCAACAGCCCGGCCATGCTGCCGCCGAGCACCACCGCACGTCGCATGACCACACGTGTCCCCGCCGGTCGTTCGGCGGTCGCTATCTGCGAGAACAGCCGGGACGGAGACAGGGACATGCGATCACTCCTCGGACGGTCGGGGAACCACGACATCCACGACCGTAACCATCGGAGCGTCAGCCGTCAGCGCTCAGGTGGCCCGCCACTTCTGGTTGGCGTTGCCGGTGCACTGCCAGATCTGCAACCGGGTGCCGTTGTCGGTGTTCCCGTCGAGCACGTCGACGCACCTGTCCGCCCTGGTGTTCACCAGGTCGTAGGCCTTGTTGAGGGTGAACTTCTGCGACGAGGCGCCGGAGCAGTCGGCCAGCACAACGGCAGCCCCGTCCGCGGTGGAGTGGCCGGCGACATCCAGGCACTTGCCCATCGAACGGACCGTGCCGTCCGCCGGGAAGGTCCAGAGCTGCTTCGCGGTACGACGACAGTCCCAGATCTGCAACCGGACACCAGCTGTGGCGTTGCCGTCGGGGATGTCGATGCACCGGTCGCTGGCGAAGCTGGAGATCTGCTTCCCTGCGGGCGCGCCGGCCTGGCTGGGCGAGGCCGGAGGTGGAGCCGACGGCTGCTGTGCCGAGGTCCCCGGAGCTGTCGTCGTGCCGCTGCCCACCCCCGGCGACGGTGGCCCCGCGCTCGTCGGGGGTGGGGGGCCGGCGGATCCGGACGGTGGGCCGACGGTGACCGGCAGGCCCTGGAAACCATCGGCGATCAGCGCGAAGACGGCCGCGCTCGCGGACCACTCGGCGGCGGACGTGGTCCAGTCGATCGAGTACGCGTGCCCGTTGGGAGCGACGAACGCCCGGCTGACCATCTGCGTGGGCGTCCCGTCCTTGTCGGTGTACGTCCACTCCCACTCGGCGGCCCGCACCTGGTAGGGCAGTGCGGCGAGCCGGACCCGGCGGTAGTCGGCGTACCGCCGGCGTTGCGTCGCCTCCCGCGCCCGCAGCTCGGCGACCAGGTCCGTGGGAACGGACCGGAGTTCGCCGACGACGAGGACCCGGCTGCCGTCCGGCTCGCGGAACTCGGCCCGCTCACCGTCACGCCGCGCCTGCCAGCCGTCGGGCACCGGCACGAGGAAGCGGGGATCGTCGCGGTAGTAGCGCCAACCCGCCGGTGGCGGTGGCAGCACCCGGGACACCGGCGTCTCGGCGATCGCGGACGGGTTCCCGGTCGGCGCGGCCACGTCGCCCGTACCGCCGGACGGCCCGCGGTTCACCAGCAGGGACGCGGTGACCAGGACGACGAGCAGCAGCCCGGCGGCGGTCACCGAGCCGATCAGCCGAACCCGACGCCTGCCGCCCGGCTCCGGCGCGGGCGGAGCGGCGGTCGGTGGCGGCGCGGGCGGAGCGGC
Coding sequences within:
- a CDS encoding acyl-CoA dehydrogenase family protein, translated to MDFSLTDEERAVRDTVRSFIRREVMPLEAEVLRRERAHQPGLDHSEVRELQLKARKFGFWGLATPEEYGGMNLPAVLQSLIWTELGHTFVPFRFGGEADNILFHATEEQKQEFLIPTIEGERRSCFAITEPGAGSDAANIRLSARRDGDDWILDGEKTFITGGHDADFAIVVAVTDREKGARNGGATAFLVDRSMGWRSEFIQTMGEGGPASLIFDGVRVPHRNILGEIGQGFTLGMEWIGKGRYTIPSHAIGIAERVLQMAIDYANTRETFGTKIGANQAIQWMIADSETELEAARWLVLRSAWTVDQGLDPRHASSMGKLYGAGMVNRVVDRVLQIHGGMGYTRELPIERWYRQVRLYRIFEGTDEMQRLIISRDLLRGYTKIGGHLA
- a CDS encoding TetR/AcrR family transcriptional regulator yields the protein MPRPRQPRLTRQLIVETATALIDAEGLPAFSTRRLAAELGVRGPSLYNHFATKDEILDAVADTVTGTVDTGGFTGRDWVAALRDWAWSYRRALTAHPNIVPYLAQGPGRRPAALAMADAVYGGLVRAGWPPARATHIGAALRYFVAGSALGSFARGFVEDPELYAAHYPHLRDAHRLAEHQQSVDEGAFALGLDALLHGLAAEYARTVDPVRTAGAVESTGPNG
- a CDS encoding serine/threonine protein kinase is translated as MPDAPRQLIADRYRLVRPLGQGGMGRVWQARDEMLQRDVAIKELVAPPGLRDDERRELRERSMREARAVARLGHVNVVRVFDVLHSDDDPWIVMELVPSRSLHQVLEAEGPMPADRAARIGLGVLSALRAAHRAGVLHRDVKPANVLLGDDGRVVLTDFGLATLPGDPRMTQTGMVLGSPAFLAPERATDGDVGPAADLWSLGATLYAAVEGRTPYHRSSPIATLAALATEAPPPAQRAGRLTPLLEGLLRREPDQRITADQAERLLRQAADPDRTTVRPGATGSGPVDSVNTSTGPSRPRIVPEFVTPEPNPHAPPVDAAAPASSVEQGPPTTAGLPAPPVVPAPPAAAPPAPPPTAAPPAPEPGGRRRVRLIGSVTAAGLLLVVLVTASLLVNRGPSGGTGDVAAPTGNPSAIAETPVSRVLPPPPAGWRYYRDDPRFLVPVPDGWQARRDGERAEFREPDGSRVLVVGELRSVPTDLVAELRAREATQRRRYADYRRVRLAALPYQVRAAEWEWTYTDKDGTPTQMVSRAFVAPNGHAYSIDWTTSAAEWSASAAVFALIADGFQGLPVTVGPPSGSAGPPPPTSAGPPSPGVGSGTTTAPGTSAQQPSAPPPASPSQAGAPAGKQISSFASDRCIDIPDGNATAGVRLQIWDCRRTAKQLWTFPADGTVRSMGKCLDVAGHSTADGAAVVLADCSGASSQKFTLNKAYDLVNTRADRCVDVLDGNTDNGTRLQIWQCTGNANQKWRAT
- a CDS encoding aminotransferase class V-fold PLP-dependent enzyme produces the protein MEFEQAQQLWKPEPGWLNTASYGLPPEPAWTALQEALTQWRVGSTSWEGWGDSVQRSRTAFAGLIGVPEGDVAVGASVSQMLAPVAAALPAGTTVVVPDVEFTSNLFPWLVQEERGISVRVVPLESLVDSIDADTDLVAFSLVQSADGAVAAYDDIVAAARAYDALVVVDATQACGWLPFDGSRADVVTVGGYKWLMNPRGTAFAYLAPALRERLRPDAAGWYAGRDPHASYYGPPLRLADDARRFDISPAWFSWVGAAPALELVAEIGVPAIQAHDVGLANRFRAGLGQPPGESAIVTVDVPDAERRLSEAGIRAAVRAGRVRASFHIYSTEADVDAALAALTG
- a CDS encoding FUSC family protein; protein product: MPATSLLGRLRRRDPGYAVLRRAARLTLVASVVFYGCRYGAGSSVLATYGLFGTIAAGAFAQLPGPAPQRARILVISLPAVWALIAAGSLLAWSTWAAAGGMLVIGFVVAFGGVGNPRLVGWASAFQLFYILASFPPYQPDTLPQRLGGVTLAIVLLAAAEVLLWPDPVPVSYRQRLADAADGVAAFLDTTARALTEPHPDHAGRDARRRRAYDMVGPLDLARNPPAWAPTAAGAQDRALRICAAALREVLAEADRLAADIPPEPIPDLAAARLLRVGADTTRAAGRSLVPGGAPVDLGGLDAVVGRAEAAVGAAVGQPPDVPRSCRDATALALADQVRVFAVGARLATGLRLDGVDAPPGLFDYARHNEWTLYRWQFRSHLAPRSAHLHSSLRLAVALAVARVAAGLLQLTHGFWVLLATLTVLRTSAADTRSALRPSVLGTVAGALVSGAVMLLVDLPIVYAVVLPVTLILAFGVGRLLGPVWQQALFTVLLTVVFAQLDPQGWRLAEARLVDVLLGAVIGVLAGVAIWPRGASHDLRHNAVHYLAASADAVEETVEAVLGGAPSPQRSIDRVRRQLVLLDSSYCQYHSERHDPHRQQVNWDAVLSAGHYVVPGVGSLLRRNPPGCLAGWPAAAALLRDAVARLRSAYDEVAEEVTHGRSSGPSPAPVTCADELERVRPLLGSVDPQAVRHLVEVDRWLAALADTLALARIRRETPGEPPGKP
- a CDS encoding FAD-dependent oxidoreductase, with protein sequence MSLSPSRLFSQIATAERPAGTRVVMRRAVVLGGSMAGLLAARVLSDHAEEVLIVERDPSDVDAGPRPGVPQGSQVHALLPAGQVQLERWFPGIADEALALGAPPPPNDPGTAKVFVNGMPGLPPAATGTGPALITTRPFLEALVRRRTLAVDTIRMVYGRAEGLVFDERRVTGARYVPEGGGEAVVAPADLVVDAMGRSSRLSDWLAEHGWPRPPMQRMPIKLNYATALYRRDEKVSDTWVAVFHTMAGKGRTARIGGINSVEGDRWIMLVAGYDDDRPSRDVADFTARCREHYPQMFGDIAEHGEMLGGVVTYHQADSRRRDFHKLDRLPAGLVAAGDAVASFNPVYGQGMTSATLHASCLSAYLRSGPTPHEQPARAYFDQVRVVVDAAWQISTTADIELPHVDGPYPPGYRVTKWFGDLLFRTSLTDPVLNARLGRVTTMLDHPATLGRPGTLLRALRLSLLRGARRRPVGARR